Proteins from a single region of Apium graveolens cultivar Ventura chromosome 7, ASM990537v1, whole genome shotgun sequence:
- the LOC141675025 gene encoding receptor-like protein EIX2 — MNAAPLMHVVLVFLFLLCMNTSSFAFDDDNLTRCIETETTALLVFKQGLGIADMHNLLPSWNKEEDCCKWEGVGCDNRTGHVTHLYLSSLLYPSYHYDSAGYTTYVSIGPSLLHLSYLKYLDLSSNSLTGIPKFIGSLTKLVHLDLSNTQTDTWKGKSFPYQIGNLTNLQHLDLSFSKDIFSNVPIPKFISSLNKLRYLDLSYNMFTGDIPHELGNLSELQHLDLANYNDGLGTPSGNFGWLYNLSSLTHLDLSYISIDHSSVWVSFIQRLPLISVLRLNYCNLSVPSSLGKISSSISTLVLRGNNFNSSIFYWLLQFNGSLVELDLGINMLEGRIPESFGYMTALTRLNLGHNLLNGPIPESFGHLNDLTYLDISANHLNGVLPKSIHNLSKLNVVDFSSNNFTGNLEDLLSGTFPLLQELWLSENQLTGSLPDISLLSSLTKVQVSFNHLNGYLPTVFENHSELKFLDLSNNRLRGSLPDFTGFSSLIVLNLSRNEFSGSLPDFTGCSSLQVLRLGENKLTEWETQSTGLLSSLVELNLAKNSIRSTISEAHLSNLSSLEYLNTSSNLLMFDLGIKWRPPFKLRELSLASCKLGPNFPNWIQNQESIDHLDISNSQISDTIPIWFWNLSSIKHLNLSSNKIRGKISSKLLNVQDIDLSSNYFEGPLPPMSEDCVRINLSQNKFSGTLLSLSHFEGFYIRFVDFSHNQLSGALPDNWTHFRGLAFLNLGYNNLSGKIPTSIGQLESLRALILRNNMLYGELPASLTNCSYLEFVDFGLNKLSGRLPPWIGEGLPQLYALILKSNRFSGSIPYEICRLSNLYFLDMSINRISGIIPPCFGNFTAMIQKGTEVDEHIYSFQDPEVLSPDSLFDSYTDDVLARWKGQELAFGRNFAYLKMIDLSTNELTGEIPKEIGRLQELRGLNLSGNSFYGHVPLEIGQLKLLEFIDLSTNKFSGEIPRSMNGLNFLAVLDLSNNNFSGRIPSGTQLQGFNLSTYEGNIGLCGKPLTNKCPGDEPVGHFPPSSTEYEVDEDNSEYERWLYISAVLGFSTTFWGIIGTLVLHRRWRRAYFLFLDNLKNNLKRRNV; from the coding sequence ATGAATGCAGCTCCCCTTATGCATGTAGTATTAGTTTTCCTTTTCCTGTTATGCATGAATACATCATCTTTTGCATTCGATGATGACAACTTGACGAGGTGCATTGAGACAGAGACAACAGCTCTGCTGGTGTTTAAACAAGGCCTTGGTATTGCAGACATGCATAATCTTCTTCCTTCATGGAACAAAGAAGAAGATTGCTGCAAATGGGAAGGTGTTGGCTGCGATAATCGCACAGGTCATGTAACTCACctttatctttcttctcttctttATCCATCTTACCATTATGATAGCGCGGGTTATACAACATATGTTAGTATCGGTCCTTCGTTGCTTCATTTATCATATCTCAAGTACTTGGACCTCAGTAGCAATTCTCTGACAGGGATTCCCAAATTCATTGGTTCTCTCACAAAGTTAGTTCACCTTGACCTTTCAAATACTCAAACAGATACTTGGAAAGGGAAATCATTTCCCTATCAAATTGGAAACCTCACCAACTTGCAGCATCTGGATCTCAGCTTTAGTAAAGATATTTTTTCTAATGTTCCTATCCCAAAGTTTATTAGCTCACTCAACAAGTTAAGATACCTTGATCTTTCCTACAATATGTTTACAGGAGATATTCCACATGAGTTGGGGAACCTCTCCGAGTTGCAGCATCTTGATCTTGCTAATTATAATGATGGCTTGGGGACCCCAAGTGGGAACTTTGGGTGGTTGTACAATCTATCTTCTTTGACACACCTTGATTTGAGTTATATCAGTATCGATCATTCCAGTGTTTGGGTGAGCTTTATTCAGAGGCTCCCTTTGATATCAGTTCTGCGTCTAAATTACTGCAATCTTTCGGTTCCATCTTCTTTAGGAAAAATTTCTTCCTCTATTTCTACCCTTGTTCTTCGAGGAAATAACTTCAATTCCTCCATTTTTTATTGGTTGCTCCAATTCAATGGCAGTCTGGTAGAACTTGACCTGGGTATTAACATGTTAGAAGGTAGAATTCCAGAGTCGTTTGGTTATATGACTGCTCTGACTCGCCTGAATCTTGGCCACAACCTATTGAATGGTCCAATTCCGGAGTCGTTTGGTCATCTGAATGATCTGACATATTTGGATATCTCTGCAAATCACCTTAATGGCGTGCTTCCAAAATCCATTCACAATTTATCCAAACTGAACGTAGTAGATTTTAGTTCCAATAACTTTACTGGGAACCTTGAAGATCTTTTATCTGGAACTTTTCCTCTTTTGCAAGAATTGTGGTTATCTGAAAACCAACTTACTGGTTCACTGCCTGATATTTCACTACTTTCATCCCTCACAAAAGTACAAGTCAGCTTCAATCACTTAAATGGATATCTACCAACAGTTTTTGAAAACCATTCAGAGCTTAAATTCTTGGATTTGTCCAATAACCGTCTTAGAGGCTCCTTACCAGATTTTACAGGGTTTTCATCCTTAATAGTTTTGAATCTTTCTAGGAATGAGTTTTCCGGGAGTCTTCCTGATTTTACTGGATGTTCATCTTTGCAAGTATTGAGACTTGGTGAGAATAAACTTACAGAATGGGAAACTCAGTCAACCGGACTACTATCCAGTCTTGTAGAGCTGAACCTTGCAAAAAACTCCATCCGCAGTACGATCTCTGAAGCGCATTTGTCCAATCTTTCCAGCTTGGAGTATTTAAATACATCATCTAATTTGCTGATGTTTGACTTGGGTATCAAATGGCGTCCTCCTTTTAAACTTAGGGAACTTTCTTTGGCGTCATGCAAGTTAGGGCCAAACTTCCCTAACTGGATTCAAAATCAGGAATCTATTGATCATCTTGACATCTCTAACAGCCAAATTTCAGATACTATCCCTATCTGGTTCTGGAACCTTTCAAGCATAAAACATTTAAATCTCTCTTCCAACAAAATTAGAGGCAAGATTTCTTCCAAACTTCTTAATGTTCAAGACATAGATCTGAGTTCAAATTATTTTGAAGGACCACTGCCACCAATGTCTGAAGATTGTGTAAGAATAAACTTATCTCAAAACAAGTTTTCAGGAACACTCCTTTCCTTGTCTCATTTTGAAGGCTTTTATATAAGGTTTGTTGATTTCTCACATAACCAGTTGTCTGGTGCACTTCCTGATAATTGGACACATTTTAGAGGCCTAGCCTTTCTTAACCTAGGATACAACAATCTTTCTGGTAAAATTCCTACGTCAATAGGACAACTTGAATCTCTCCGAGCACTGATTTTGCGGAACAATATGCTCTACGGTGAATTGCCTGCATCTCTGACAAACTGCAGCTACCTTGAGTTTGTAGATTTTGGGTTAAATAAGCTATCAGGAAGATTACCACCATGGATAGGGGAAGGCCTACCACAGTTGTATGCTCTAATTTTAAAATCTAACAGATTTTCCGGAAGCATACCTTATGAAATATGTCGTCTGTCCAATCTTTATTTCCTAGACATGTCCATTAACAGAATTTCTGGAATTATTCCTCCATGCTTTGGTAATTTTACAGCCATGATCCAGAAAGGAACTGAAGTTGATGAGCATATCTATTCATTTCAAGATCCAGAAGTATTAAGTCCAGATTCACTCTTTGATAGTTATACTGATGATGTTTTGGCAAGATGGAAAGGGCAGGAACTTGCTTTTGGAAGAAATTTTGCATATCTGAAGATGATTGATCTGTCAACCAATGAACTTACCGGAGAAATTCCCAAAGAGATAGGCAGACTTCAAGAACTCAGGGGATTGAACTTGTCAGGAAATAGTTTTTACGGGCATGTTCCGCTGGAAATTGGCCAATTGAAGCTTTTAGAATTCATAGACTTGTCCACAAACAAATTTTCAGGTGAAATTCCTCGGAGCATGAACGGATTAAATTTTCTTGCAGTTTTAGATCTCTCAAACAATAATTTCTCGGGAAGAATTCCATCTGGTACTCAACTCCAAGGATTCAATCTTTCCACATATGAGGGGAACATTGGACTCTGTGGTAAACCACTGACGAACAAATGTCCCGGAGATGAACCAGTTGGTCACTTCCCGCCTTCATCCACCGAGTATGAAGTTGATGAAGACAATAGTGAATATGAGAGGTGGCTCTATATAAGTGCAGTGCTAGGTTTTAGCACTACTTTTTGGGGGATCATTGGAACTTTAGTGCTACACCGTCGTTGGAGACGTGCATATTTCCTGTTTCTGGACAACTTAAAAAACAATTTGAAGCGAAGGAATGTTTAA